A window of the Bacillaceae bacterium S4-13-56 genome harbors these coding sequences:
- a CDS encoding acetoin utilization AcuB family protein: MLVEKVMKKEVIKLPPEETIETALKLLQEHHIRHIPIVDDENHVIGIVSDRDVRDASPSIFDLESSKNELKNTLRSIMTSPVITVHPLDFVEEIASIFYEYEIACVPVTKDEKLVGIITEKDMLYTLIQLTGVHVQSSQIEVRVRNKPGMLPEVTKVFGKRKVNITSVLVYPDPEDEWSKILVFRVQTMNPLPILDDLTNAGYEILWPSIPGVD; encoded by the coding sequence GTGCTTGTTGAAAAAGTTATGAAAAAAGAGGTTATTAAGCTTCCTCCAGAAGAAACAATAGAAACAGCCCTCAAACTACTTCAGGAACATCATATCAGACATATTCCAATCGTAGATGATGAGAATCATGTAATTGGAATTGTTTCAGACCGAGATGTAAGAGATGCCAGTCCATCTATTTTTGATCTTGAGTCATCCAAGAATGAGCTTAAGAATACCCTAAGATCCATTATGACCTCTCCGGTAATTACTGTTCATCCTCTGGATTTTGTTGAGGAAATAGCTTCTATCTTTTATGAATATGAAATTGCTTGTGTGCCTGTAACCAAAGACGAAAAGTTGGTTGGAATCATTACAGAGAAGGATATGTTATATACCTTAATTCAATTGACTGGCGTTCATGTCCAGAGCTCTCAAATTGAGGTCAGAGTTAGAAATAAACCTGGGATGTTGCCCGAGGTCACTAAAGTATTTGGTAAGAGAAAAGTAAATATAACTTCTGTATTGGTCTATCCGGACCCTGAAGATGAATGGTCTAAAATTTTGGTTTTTCGAGTCCAGACGATGAATCCCCTTCCGATCCTGGATGACCTTACGAATGCCGGCTATGAAATTCTATGGCCAAGTATTCCGGGGGTTGACTAA
- a CDS encoding GNAT family N-acetyltransferase, protein MKHPKTFHSIKIPTSIEDIVIEGPLSSEQLSHYYFHEKLIAFRPADKQFQALKEIAELEEGRIIVARTEDTIVGYVTYLYPDPLERWSVFKLERLLELGAIEVIPAYRGAKVGSNLLKLSMIDPAMENYIIISTEYYWHWDLTGTQLSVWEYRNVMERMMGAGGLVPAPTDDPEIISHPANCLMVRIGSNVDQETIDKFNELRFLGRSRYS, encoded by the coding sequence ATGAAACATCCTAAAACTTTTCATTCCATTAAAATTCCAACCTCAATAGAGGATATAGTTATTGAAGGTCCCCTATCATCGGAGCAACTCTCTCATTACTATTTCCACGAGAAATTAATAGCTTTTCGGCCTGCAGATAAACAATTTCAAGCCTTAAAGGAAATTGCTGAATTAGAAGAAGGCAGAATTATTGTAGCTAGAACGGAAGATACGATTGTTGGCTATGTAACTTATCTTTATCCAGATCCCTTAGAGAGATGGTCCGTATTTAAACTTGAACGATTACTAGAGTTAGGGGCTATTGAAGTAATCCCTGCATACCGAGGCGCTAAAGTTGGTTCTAACTTGCTTAAGTTATCTATGATAGATCCAGCCATGGAAAATTATATTATCATTTCCACAGAATATTATTGGCATTGGGATTTAACTGGGACTCAGCTCTCTGTATGGGAATACCGTAACGTGATGGAGCGGATGATGGGTGCAGGTGGTCTTGTGCCTGCTCCAACTGATGATCCAGAAATCATCTCCCATCCCGCCAACTGTTTAATGGTGAGAATTGGCTCGAATGTCGATCAGGAGACTATTGATAAATTTAATGAACTTCGCTTTTTAGGAAGATCTCGTTATTCTTAA